A single region of the Parasphingorhabdus litoris DSM 22379 genome encodes:
- a CDS encoding ABC transporter ATP-binding protein, producing MNTEIALERVSHFFDTTNGRISLFNDLSLTFNGGQTHAIVGPSGVGKSSLLSLSAGLESPRKGTISFKLEGRELTITQLRKHSGFVFQQFHLLPELDALSNVALPLKLSGDQNAYEIAKDWLEKVSLGDRAGHRPAQLSGGEQQRVAIARAFATQPAFVFADEPTGNLDAATSSMITDLMFEFAHESKAALIVVTHSNALAVRAHNCFALSPSGIEEAK from the coding sequence ATGAACACTGAGATCGCCCTAGAAAGAGTTTCCCACTTTTTTGACACAACCAATGGCAGGATATCGCTTTTTAACGATTTATCGCTGACATTTAATGGCGGTCAAACCCATGCCATTGTTGGGCCATCGGGCGTAGGAAAATCGAGCCTGTTGTCTTTATCCGCTGGACTGGAATCGCCAAGGAAAGGAACGATATCGTTTAAGCTTGAAGGCCGAGAACTCACCATAACTCAGCTCCGCAAACATTCTGGATTCGTGTTTCAGCAATTTCATTTGCTGCCCGAGCTTGATGCGCTCAGCAATGTGGCTCTCCCGCTCAAGCTGAGCGGAGACCAAAATGCCTATGAGATCGCGAAAGACTGGCTCGAAAAGGTAAGCCTAGGCGATCGTGCAGGTCATAGGCCGGCCCAATTGAGTGGTGGTGAACAGCAGCGGGTTGCCATCGCAAGAGCGTTCGCAACACAGCCAGCCTTCGTTTTTGCCGATGAACCGACAGGCAATCTTGATGCTGCTACGTCGTCGATGATTACCGATCTGATGTTCGAATTTGCCCATGAGAGCAAAGCCGCTCTGATCGTTGTGACGCACAGCAACGCACTGGCTGTGCGCGCGCACAATTGCTTTGCCCTGTCACCTTCCGGCATTGAGGAAGCGAAATGA
- a CDS encoding response regulator transcription factor, protein MDIQSNIADFLEPEFLLDFAYNGEEGLKLASKNDYDVIVLDLNLPKLDGVEVCRRYKDEAGLQAPILILTARDTLDDKEEGFTAGADDYLTKPFALRELKMRIDAMAKRPKVLNSTELHYGELVFDPHQQTLSGKVASRRLNNMEADILKWLIQEAPNPLLSSTITYRIWGDEPPVSGALRTHIYNLRRILSNVQSSASQVVRIETDRARGYRLVLDDNS, encoded by the coding sequence TTGGACATTCAATCCAATATAGCCGACTTTCTGGAGCCCGAATTTCTCCTCGATTTTGCCTATAATGGCGAAGAAGGTTTGAAACTGGCGAGCAAGAATGATTACGATGTTATCGTGCTCGATCTAAATTTGCCAAAGCTTGATGGTGTCGAGGTTTGTAGGCGCTACAAAGACGAAGCAGGCCTGCAAGCACCGATCCTTATTCTAACCGCAAGAGATACGCTGGATGACAAAGAGGAGGGCTTTACAGCTGGCGCTGACGATTATCTCACAAAGCCCTTCGCGCTGCGTGAACTGAAGATGCGCATTGATGCGATGGCCAAACGTCCAAAGGTGCTGAACTCGACTGAGCTGCATTACGGTGAGCTAGTGTTTGATCCTCATCAACAGACTTTAAGCGGCAAAGTCGCTTCGAGGCGACTGAATAATATGGAGGCAGATATTCTTAAATGGCTGATCCAAGAAGCGCCAAATCCCTTGCTAAGTTCAACGATTACCTACCGTATTTGGGGTGACGAGCCGCCAGTGAGTGGCGCGTTGAGAACACATATCTACAATTTGCGCCGGATACTCTCCAATGTACAATCTTCCGCCTCGCAGGTTGTTCGGATCGAGACTGATCGGGCGCGCGGATACCGGCTAGTCTTGGATGATAACTCGTGA
- a CDS encoding sensor histidine kinase yields the protein MSKSPTVRALLTRNLLFSVSLCFAATVLIAVLSSFDLEDQIFENQVSRKADEIAATQRTSSSARGEKVTGLEMEHYLGHDALPPVLKAKINSDWPDGEYEITVDQANHYHIAVRSNAGVPSYLVFNARPYVRSVDQVVKFIVIVGILGVIMLAIALVFLRRLAKRLSIPVEVMAASAARHSAIALEPSELTHAPKEVAFLAEALLERDRRIDELVERERQFNRDVSHELRTPLSIAVGAAELLEVSGSKNPAMTRLTSSLGNMRLLTEGILWLGREPDAGAACNVWQNCESAAQINQHMRDHRKVSFSIMGQRDTNMPVPDAVAQVILGNLIRNAFNFTKEGNVSILILPRGVLIEDTGVGFGKPGDVSGFGIGLSLTQRLCTHFGLELSVRPGEKSGTIAKLTW from the coding sequence ATGTCGAAGTCGCCAACCGTAAGAGCCCTGCTAACACGCAATCTGCTTTTTTCTGTAAGCCTTTGCTTTGCTGCAACCGTACTCATCGCAGTGCTTTCAAGCTTTGATCTTGAAGATCAGATTTTTGAAAACCAGGTCAGTCGCAAAGCGGACGAGATCGCCGCAACGCAGCGCACATCTTCTTCAGCACGAGGCGAAAAAGTCACGGGCTTGGAGATGGAACACTATCTGGGGCATGATGCATTGCCCCCTGTTCTGAAGGCGAAAATCAATTCAGATTGGCCTGACGGCGAGTATGAAATTACGGTCGATCAAGCGAACCACTATCATATTGCGGTCCGCTCAAACGCTGGGGTTCCATCGTACTTGGTGTTCAATGCACGCCCGTATGTTCGTTCGGTCGATCAGGTCGTAAAATTCATTGTTATTGTCGGGATCTTGGGTGTAATTATGCTAGCAATCGCGCTCGTATTTCTTCGCAGACTTGCCAAACGTTTGAGTATCCCCGTTGAGGTAATGGCCGCTTCAGCAGCAAGGCATTCCGCGATTGCCTTGGAGCCATCCGAACTAACTCATGCTCCCAAAGAGGTCGCGTTCCTCGCAGAAGCTTTGTTGGAACGAGACCGCCGAATTGATGAACTTGTAGAGCGAGAGCGGCAGTTTAATCGCGATGTTAGCCATGAACTTCGTACACCCTTATCGATTGCAGTGGGGGCTGCCGAACTTTTGGAGGTTAGTGGGAGTAAGAATCCAGCGATGACGAGGCTGACGTCATCGCTTGGAAATATGCGATTGTTAACCGAAGGGATCTTGTGGCTTGGCCGCGAGCCAGACGCAGGTGCGGCCTGTAATGTTTGGCAAAACTGCGAAAGTGCAGCGCAAATCAATCAGCACATGCGCGATCATCGGAAAGTGAGTTTTTCCATCATGGGGCAAAGGGATACCAACATGCCGGTCCCGGATGCGGTTGCCCAAGTTATCTTGGGAAACCTCATCCGCAACGCCTTCAATTTCACAAAAGAGGGCAACGTCTCAATCCTGATTTTGCCACGAGGAGTTTTAATCGAAGACACAGGTGTTGGTTTTGGTAAGCCGGGCGATGTCAGTGGCTTTGGCATCGGGCTTTCACTGACTCAAAGGCTTTGCACGCACTTTGGATTGGAATTGAGTGTTCGGCCTGGTGAAAAATCCGGCACTATTGCCAAATTGACATGGTGA
- a CDS encoding alpha/beta hydrolase — MNNVFLKILFGLAAAFLWLSQAPANAQTRIEHLVLEAEDGEQVTGFLFQKHVSDDDAPLAILMHGMGGSSITWLAYDQSFYVDAITRDMIDRGYRVVALDARAHGARISDISPMDRLRSLRSGESGPYRSMINGTVEDYVKLLDHLDKRFGLPDRVVAIGYSMGAQTAILLSAQDDRVSHIVTMVPPAARSAIDVAPVTHAAKVSAQWLLITAAQDQFSTAEENAELVHAAGSQLTKVEFDSGHRLPRKYTAAVANWLDRSED; from the coding sequence ATGAATAATGTATTCCTGAAGATTTTGTTCGGCCTTGCTGCAGCTTTTCTGTGGCTCAGCCAAGCACCGGCTAATGCGCAAACGCGGATCGAGCATCTGGTCCTGGAGGCCGAAGATGGAGAACAAGTAACCGGATTCCTTTTTCAAAAACATGTATCTGATGATGATGCACCACTCGCGATCCTTATGCACGGTATGGGTGGCTCAAGCATCACATGGCTCGCGTATGATCAGTCATTCTATGTGGACGCTATTACCCGAGATATGATTGACCGAGGCTATCGGGTTGTGGCTTTGGACGCTCGCGCACATGGAGCTCGGATCAGTGACATTTCTCCGATGGACCGGCTGAGAAGTCTACGCTCTGGCGAATCGGGTCCGTATCGATCGATGATCAATGGGACAGTCGAAGACTACGTAAAGCTGCTCGATCATCTGGATAAGCGGTTCGGTCTTCCTGATCGCGTTGTTGCAATCGGGTATAGCATGGGAGCTCAAACAGCGATCCTGCTCTCTGCGCAAGATGATCGCGTGTCGCATATTGTCACAATGGTTCCACCCGCCGCCCGCAGTGCAATTGATGTGGCGCCAGTTACCCATGCAGCAAAAGTGAGTGCTCAGTGGCTTCTGATCACGGCAGCGCAAGACCAGTTTTCCACAGCTGAAGAAAATGCCGAGCTAGTGCACGCTGCCGGAAGCCAGCTCACTAAAGTCGAATTTGACAGCGGCCACAGGCTACCCCGGAAATATACCGCAGCGGTTGCCAACTGGCTGGATCGTTCAGAGGATTAA
- a CDS encoding AraC family transcriptional regulator, translated as MLRINQLNPYGTSKVNEVPSPNNAPRFRTHMFSFQKGELAPHRNIMPCVLFGQGAPITVSSQSRELKAEIVCIMPGVLHSVSIGSGGAEIVYLDGLQLSTDRGELSIVTAEFANVPVAIKNTDAGVVEDFRFALSRPLLEPDFEVLKIVLQLYAAPMERMSQEQLASQLGLERTLALRHFKANTGQTFRKFKIWCASVATVHRVLSGQNIGAAGIDSGFSDAAHVARTARDLFGITPTMGIGALREFKSM; from the coding sequence TTGCTGCGCATCAATCAGCTCAACCCATATGGGACGTCTAAAGTGAATGAAGTCCCTTCGCCTAACAATGCGCCAAGATTTCGCACGCACATGTTCTCATTCCAGAAGGGCGAACTGGCACCGCATCGAAATATTATGCCGTGTGTTTTGTTCGGTCAGGGAGCGCCAATCACTGTCAGCAGTCAGAGTCGAGAGTTGAAGGCTGAGATAGTTTGCATAATGCCTGGCGTGTTGCACAGCGTATCGATTGGGAGCGGAGGAGCAGAGATTGTCTATCTTGATGGATTGCAACTCTCGACCGATCGAGGCGAGTTGTCAATTGTCACCGCCGAGTTTGCGAATGTACCAGTTGCCATCAAGAACACGGACGCAGGCGTCGTCGAGGACTTCAGGTTCGCACTCTCACGGCCGCTTCTCGAACCTGACTTTGAAGTCTTGAAAATCGTTTTGCAACTATATGCAGCGCCAATGGAGCGCATGTCGCAGGAGCAACTAGCGTCGCAGTTGGGGTTAGAGCGGACACTGGCCCTAAGGCACTTCAAGGCAAATACCGGGCAGACATTCCGCAAGTTCAAAATCTGGTGTGCAAGCGTCGCTACGGTCCACCGTGTTTTGAGCGGTCAAAACATCGGAGCAGCAGGAATAGACTCAGGTTTCTCCGATGCAGCGCATGTTGCACGCACAGCCCGAGACCTTTTCGGTATTACGCCTACAATGGGCATCGGGGCCTTGCGAGAATTCAAATCAATGTAG
- a CDS encoding DUF2147 domain-containing protein, translating into MKLKTTVSELQTSLSIMSLYLSSVTCELLLRFWKEKNMKLIAAVMALPLMAISSLPNEDPPFQPYDILGIFLTDEGSTLVEIFDCGDGSPCGRFLWFHPDAPPKGARKHTRFGDPGRPLLGSLMLNGFSRRNEDWRGGKIYDSDNDKTYHARLKRLPDGSLQVKGCIGLFCQTQVWTSVIVDQP; encoded by the coding sequence ATGAAACTCAAAACAACCGTTTCAGAACTGCAAACCTCACTCTCTATAATGTCTCTTTACCTTTCCAGCGTCACCTGTGAACTGCTGCTCAGATTTTGGAAGGAGAAAAATATGAAGTTGATCGCTGCAGTAATGGCTTTGCCACTGATGGCAATTTCATCTTTGCCCAATGAAGATCCTCCGTTTCAGCCCTACGATATCCTCGGCATATTCCTTACTGATGAAGGCAGCACGCTGGTCGAGATATTCGACTGCGGCGATGGTTCGCCGTGCGGTCGCTTCCTTTGGTTCCATCCAGATGCTCCGCCCAAAGGAGCACGAAAGCACACCCGGTTTGGCGATCCAGGCCGGCCGCTCCTGGGGTCACTTATGCTCAACGGATTCTCCCGCAGAAATGAGGATTGGCGAGGTGGGAAAATCTACGATAGTGATAATGACAAGACTTATCATGCGCGTTTGAAACGCCTGCCAGATGGGTCACTTCAAGTGAAAGGATGCATTGGGCTTTTTTGCCAAACACAGGTTTGGACTAGTGTGATAGTCGATCAGCCCTGA